One genomic segment of Erythrobacter sp. THAF29 includes these proteins:
- the ribA gene encoding GTP cyclohydrolase II yields the protein MIEASSSSRRAAQAVDALRHGWPLTFSGVERPDVTLLPVETAIASEATSDRMLISAARAATLKLANQREAAVPHSPVLIKGGERFDLRSATPIADPALDLGNPFKGPFRAEHIDWPEIASAAMEFARIAGILPAFLVDPESAGEPQPVALEDLAHYKDARSLKIVTRARLPVEACESAEIVAFRSPDDTREHVALIIGNQSGDRAPLVRLHSECLTGDILGSQKCDCGPQLDAALHAMAEHAEREGGWGALLYMRQEGRGIGLINKLRAYRLQDEGFDTVDANQRLGLPDEARDFPTAARMLELLGATTIRLMTNNPAKVDALEAAGISVAERVRHQLPDNPHNARYLATKRDRSGHLLE from the coding sequence TTGATCGAGGCATCGTCCTCGAGCCGCCGCGCAGCGCAAGCGGTCGACGCGCTGCGCCATGGCTGGCCGCTGACTTTTTCCGGCGTCGAGCGGCCCGATGTCACGCTGCTTCCGGTCGAAACCGCAATCGCAAGTGAGGCAACGTCGGATCGCATGTTGATCTCTGCGGCGCGCGCAGCCACGCTCAAACTCGCGAACCAGCGGGAGGCGGCGGTGCCGCACAGCCCGGTGTTGATCAAGGGCGGGGAGAGGTTCGACCTTCGCTCCGCCACCCCGATCGCAGACCCCGCACTCGATCTCGGCAACCCTTTCAAGGGGCCGTTCCGCGCCGAACATATCGACTGGCCCGAGATTGCGTCGGCGGCGATGGAGTTCGCGCGCATCGCCGGCATTCTTCCTGCTTTCCTGGTCGATCCCGAAAGCGCTGGAGAGCCGCAGCCGGTCGCTCTCGAAGATCTCGCACACTACAAGGACGCGCGCTCGCTCAAGATCGTGACTCGTGCGCGGCTTCCGGTTGAGGCATGCGAATCCGCCGAAATCGTCGCCTTCCGCTCCCCCGATGATACACGCGAGCATGTGGCTCTCATCATCGGAAACCAGAGCGGCGATCGCGCGCCGCTGGTCCGCCTTCATTCCGAGTGCCTGACGGGTGACATTCTCGGCAGTCAGAAATGCGATTGCGGTCCGCAGCTCGATGCAGCGCTGCACGCCATGGCCGAACATGCCGAAAGGGAAGGCGGCTGGGGCGCGCTCCTATACATGCGGCAGGAAGGACGCGGGATCGGCCTCATCAACAAGCTGCGCGCCTACCGGCTTCAGGACGAGGGCTTCGACACGGTCGATGCGAACCAGCGGCTCGGCCTGCCCGACGAAGCGCGTGATTTTCCGACCGCTGCGCGAATGCTCGAATTGCTCGGTGCGACAACGATCAGGCTGATGACCAACAATCCGGCAAAGGTCGATGCGCTCGAGGCTGCGGGGATTTCGGTGGCCGAGCGGGTTCGGCACCAATTGCCCGACAACCCGCACAATGCGCGCTACCTAGCGACCAAGCGCGACCGGTCGGGACACCTTCTCGAATGA
- a CDS encoding GNAT family N-acetyltransferase encodes MTGPEHAITIRPEAAGDEAMIHALTEAAFRDMPFSDGDEHHLVDRLRADGDLTLSLVAEDAERIVGHIAFSPVTISDGAAGWFGLGPVSVWPEFQKQGIGGTLIRRGIADMRAMGARGIVLLGSNEYYPRFGFRHEPQLTYPGPPSEYFQCLLLQGDLPSGEVKYAPAFG; translated from the coding sequence ATGACAGGCCCCGAACACGCGATCACCATCCGTCCTGAGGCGGCGGGCGATGAAGCCATGATCCACGCCCTGACCGAGGCCGCATTCCGCGACATGCCTTTCTCCGACGGAGACGAGCACCACCTCGTCGACCGGCTGCGCGCGGACGGCGATCTCACGCTCTCGCTCGTCGCGGAGGACGCGGAGCGGATCGTCGGGCATATCGCATTCTCGCCCGTCACGATCAGCGACGGCGCCGCAGGTTGGTTCGGCCTCGGTCCGGTCTCGGTTTGGCCCGAATTTCAGAAGCAAGGGATTGGCGGCACTCTCATCAGGCGCGGGATCGCCGATATGCGGGCAATGGGCGCGCGCGGGATCGTGCTTTTGGGAAGCAACGAGTATTATCCGCGCTTTGGATTTCGGCACGAGCCGCAGCTCACCTATCCCGGCCCGCCATCCGAATATTTCCAGTGCCTGTTGCTCCAGGGCGACTTGCCGAGCGGCGAGGTGAAATACGCACCCGCTTTCGGCTAG